From Anomalospiza imberbis isolate Cuckoo-Finch-1a 21T00152 chromosome 14, ASM3175350v1, whole genome shotgun sequence, a single genomic window includes:
- the LOC137482717 gene encoding mitochondrial fission factor homolog B-like isoform X3: MWPLWGLDLNRVRCDLLFTEAINQRMQVPNRLKVAESCSLGDRKTVTEDVPASFQMHIPDRISLAEISDTSLRPVLLTQPRKIPSVVVHVSPDPSGDLPFPPSASRASAQRRKRSGHHSSRSRRDRTPSDSAQLALPSPGQHREGFQEPIPAAERALEEAGVTEVVAMRRQLARISGRLRVLEEQCHAWRQKEALVYSVMISACLINTWLWLRR, translated from the exons ATGTGGCCTCTTTGGGGCCTGGACCTGAACCGGGTCCGCTGTGACCTGCTCTTCACAGAAGCCATCAACCAAAGGATGCAGGTTCCCAACAGGCTGAAGGTGGCAGAGAGCTGCAGCCTTGGGGACAGGAAGACAGTGACAGAGGATGTCCCTGCGTCCTTTCAGATGCACATCCCTGATAGGATTTCTCTGGCAG AGATATCAGACACCAGTTTGAGGCCAGTCCTGTTGACCCAGCCAAGGAAGATCCCCTCTGTTGTGGTGCACGTGTCCCCAGACCCCTCTGGGGACCTCCCTTTCCCGCCCTCAGCCAGCAGAGCCAGCGCCCAGCGACGCAAGCGATCG GGCCATCACAGCAGCAGGTCACGGAGGGACAGGACCCCGAgtgacagtgcccagctggccttgcccagcccaggacagcaCCGTGAGGG cttccaggagcccatcccagctgcagagagagCCTTGGAGGAGGCCGGGGTGACGGAGGTGGTAGCAATGAGAAGGCAG CTGGCCAGGATCTCGGGGAGGCTGCGTGTGCTGGAGGAGCAGTGCCACGCCTGGAGACAGAAGGAGGCCCTGGTGTACTCCGTGATGATCTCTGCCTGCCTCATCAACACGTGGCTCTGGCTCAGAAGATGA
- the LOC137482717 gene encoding mitochondrial fission factor homolog B-like isoform X1 — protein MWPLWGLDLNRVRCDLLFTEAINQRMQVPNRLKVAESCSLGDRKTVTEDVPASFQMHIPDRISLAEISDTSLRPVLLTQPRKIPSVVVHVSPDPSGDLPFPPSASRASAQRRKRSGHHSSRSRRDRTPSDSAQLALPSPGQHREGPDSCPLPAPSAPFPLLTEAGRIYSMQNIFQTMYLLGQVLFHRVQDSLWDPAPSSFQEPIPAAERALEEAGVTEVVAMRRQLARISGRLRVLEEQCHAWRQKEALVYSVMISACLINTWLWLRR, from the exons ATGTGGCCTCTTTGGGGCCTGGACCTGAACCGGGTCCGCTGTGACCTGCTCTTCACAGAAGCCATCAACCAAAGGATGCAGGTTCCCAACAGGCTGAAGGTGGCAGAGAGCTGCAGCCTTGGGGACAGGAAGACAGTGACAGAGGATGTCCCTGCGTCCTTTCAGATGCACATCCCTGATAGGATTTCTCTGGCAG AGATATCAGACACCAGTTTGAGGCCAGTCCTGTTGACCCAGCCAAGGAAGATCCCCTCTGTTGTGGTGCACGTGTCCCCAGACCCCTCTGGGGACCTCCCTTTCCCGCCCTCAGCCAGCAGAGCCAGCGCCCAGCGACGCAAGCGATCG GGCCATCACAGCAGCAGGTCACGGAGGGACAGGACCCCGAgtgacagtgcccagctggccttgcccagcccaggacagcaCCGTGAGGG GCCGGATTCGtgtcccctgcctgctcccagtgccccattccCCCTCCTCACAGAGGCAGGCAGGATCTACTCCATGCAGAACATCTTCCAGACCATGTACCTCCTGGGCCAGGTGCTCTTCCATCGTGTCCAGGACTCTCTGTGGGACCCGGCGCCATCCAG cttccaggagcccatcccagctgcagagagagCCTTGGAGGAGGCCGGGGTGACGGAGGTGGTAGCAATGAGAAGGCAG CTGGCCAGGATCTCGGGGAGGCTGCGTGTGCTGGAGGAGCAGTGCCACGCCTGGAGACAGAAGGAGGCCCTGGTGTACTCCGTGATGATCTCTGCCTGCCTCATCAACACGTGGCTCTGGCTCAGAAGATGA
- the PRRG3 gene encoding transmembrane gamma-carboxyglutamic acid protein 3 yields MAMFLGARNAHSLLKRFPRANGFLEEIRQGTIERECIEEVCSYEEVKEVFENKEKTMEFWKGYTSSVYSVKDPGHSTERSDAMYVVVPLLGVALLIVIALFIIWRCQLQKATRHRPSYAQNRYLASRTGRSLPRVMVYRERSQSQGETQYQREASSRGAGDARAGGTPQPDGTLCPPEHSVSILSRLSSATPPPSYEEVTGHPESSSGEETSVSYNDPPPKYEEIVATAPAAAK; encoded by the exons ATGGCAA TGTTCTTGGGAGCCAGGAATGCCCACTCGCTCCTGAAACGCTTTCCCAGAGCCAATGGCTTCCTGGAGGAGATCCGGCAGGGCACCATCGAGCGGGAGTGCATCGAGGAGGTCTGCAGCTATGAGGAGGTCAAGGAGGTGTTTGAGAACAAGGAGAAGACG ATGGAGTTCTGGAAAGGCTACACCAGCTCTGTGTACTCTGTCAAGGACCCCGGGCACAGCACGGAGCGCTCTGACGCTATGTACGTGGTGGTGCCCCTCTTGGGAGTGGCTCTTCTCATAGTCATCGCCCTCTTCATCATCTGGAGGTGCCAGCTGCAAAAGGCCACCCGCCACCGCCCTTCCTATGCCCAGAACCGTTACCTGGCCAGCCGGACGGGCCGCAGCCTCCCCAGGGTCATGGTGTACCGGGAGCGGTCGCAGAGCCAAGGGGAGACCCAGTACCAGCGGGAAGCCAGCAGCCGAGGGGCTGGGGATGCCAGAGCCGGGGGCACCCCCCAGCCAGACGGCACCCTGTGCCCGCCAGAGCATTCTGTCTCCATCCTCTCCAGACTGTCCAGTGCCACGCCCCCACCTTCCTACGAGGAGGTGACGGGCCACCCCGAGAGCAGCAGCGGCGAGGAGACCAGCGTCTCCTACAATGACCCTCCGCCCAAGTACGAAGAGATCGTGGCCACGGCCCCTGCCGCGGCCAAATAG
- the LOC137482717 gene encoding mitochondrial fission factor homolog A-like isoform X2, whose amino-acid sequence MQALLFRNVGQDDGWLGKRWAKVTNKKSGGALIPTEISDTSLRPVLLTQPRKIPSVVVHVSPDPSGDLPFPPSASRASAQRRKRSGHHSSRSRRDRTPSDSAQLALPSPGQHREGPDSCPLPAPSAPFPLLTEAGRIYSMQNIFQTMYLLGQVLFHRVQDSLWDPAPSSFQEPIPAAERALEEAGVTEVVAMRRQLARISGRLRVLEEQCHAWRQKEALVYSVMISACLINTWLWLRR is encoded by the exons ATGCAGGCACTTCTCTTCAGGAATGTAGGGCAGGATGATGGATGGCTTGGGAAGAGGTGGGCAAAGGTCACCAACAAGAAGTCTGGAGGGGCCTTAATTCCAACAG AGATATCAGACACCAGTTTGAGGCCAGTCCTGTTGACCCAGCCAAGGAAGATCCCCTCTGTTGTGGTGCACGTGTCCCCAGACCCCTCTGGGGACCTCCCTTTCCCGCCCTCAGCCAGCAGAGCCAGCGCCCAGCGACGCAAGCGATCG GGCCATCACAGCAGCAGGTCACGGAGGGACAGGACCCCGAgtgacagtgcccagctggccttgcccagcccaggacagcaCCGTGAGGG GCCGGATTCGtgtcccctgcctgctcccagtgccccattccCCCTCCTCACAGAGGCAGGCAGGATCTACTCCATGCAGAACATCTTCCAGACCATGTACCTCCTGGGCCAGGTGCTCTTCCATCGTGTCCAGGACTCTCTGTGGGACCCGGCGCCATCCAG cttccaggagcccatcccagctgcagagagagCCTTGGAGGAGGCCGGGGTGACGGAGGTGGTAGCAATGAGAAGGCAG CTGGCCAGGATCTCGGGGAGGCTGCGTGTGCTGGAGGAGCAGTGCCACGCCTGGAGACAGAAGGAGGCCCTGGTGTACTCCGTGATGATCTCTGCCTGCCTCATCAACACGTGGCTCTGGCTCAGAAGATGA